The Brachyspira hyodysenteriae ATCC 27164 genome includes a window with the following:
- a CDS encoding response regulator transcription factor — translation MNKELIYSVEDDDNIRDLIKYTVEEAGYTIECFSNGNDMLEALKKQTPNLVLLDIMLPDIEGTEILKIIRTDYAHLPIKVIMLTAKTSEINIVTGLNLGADDYMPKPFSVLELLARIKANLRKKDVRLDAEELTFGDIKLVVKKRNVFVGERQVILTQKEFDLLKLLMENANNVVDRETMLEEVWGVDHTMETRTIDMHIKSIRQKLDLTKENIITVRGMGYKLTDVQ, via the coding sequence ATGAATAAAGAACTTATTTACTCAGTAGAAGATGATGATAATATCAGAGATCTTATTAAATATACCGTTGAAGAGGCCGGATATACTATAGAATGTTTCTCAAATGGTAATGATATGCTTGAAGCGTTAAAAAAACAAACTCCTAATTTAGTATTGCTCGATATAATGCTTCCTGATATAGAAGGTACAGAAATATTAAAAATTATTAGAACAGATTATGCCCATCTTCCTATTAAGGTAATAATGCTTACAGCTAAAACTAGCGAGATAAATATTGTTACAGGGCTTAATTTAGGTGCGGATGATTATATGCCTAAACCTTTTTCTGTATTGGAACTTCTTGCCAGGATAAAAGCAAATTTAAGAAAGAAAGATGTTAGATTAGATGCTGAAGAGCTTACTTTTGGGGATATAAAACTTGTTGTTAAAAAGAGAAATGTATTTGTAGGAGAAAGACAGGTTATTTTGACTCAAAAGGAATTTGATTTGCTTAAACTCTTAATGGAAAATGCTAATAATGTAGTTGACAGAGAAACTATGCTTGAAGAAGTATGGGGTGTTGATCATACTATGGAAACAAGAACTATTGATATGCATATAAAATCCATAAGACAAAAGCTTGATTTAACTAAAGAAAACATTATAACCGTTAGAGGTATGGGATATAAATTAACAGATGTACAATAA
- a CDS encoding divergent polysaccharide deacetylase family protein translates to MKNIFIFVLSIIILCIFAFTFIKVKENYNISFEYADYISNISNNNTILQKNITEKPSSDIFHLADVNSPDTAKPILNKINEHSNCISIIIDDSGNTLDNSDRYFYLANEYNITFAVLPDSYHSTDFSYAAYSNNVNIILHIPMEGSDYFGEQTLIRKGMNEDEVFRLLDYSFSKVPYANGMNNHTGSVASSDESVVSYMLDYAKNNDKYFVDSYTVSDSLIYDMAIEYGVKTARRSVFLDNERDYSSIMKQWRELIKLSKEYGIAVGIGHYQSEETLKILEDNLPLLADEGIISVNITEILN, encoded by the coding sequence ATGAAAAATATATTTATATTTGTACTTTCAATTATTATACTTTGTATATTTGCCTTTACTTTTATAAAGGTTAAAGAAAATTATAATATTAGTTTTGAATATGCAGATTATATTTCTAACATTTCAAATAATAATACAATTCTTCAAAAAAATATAACAGAGAAGCCCTCAAGTGATATATTTCATTTGGCTGATGTAAACTCACCGGATACCGCAAAGCCTATTTTAAATAAAATAAATGAACATAGTAATTGTATAAGTATTATAATAGATGACAGCGGAAATACTTTAGATAATTCTGACAGATATTTTTATTTAGCTAATGAATACAATATAACTTTTGCAGTTCTTCCTGATTCCTATCATAGCACAGATTTTTCTTATGCCGCATATAGCAATAATGTTAATATTATTTTGCATATACCCATGGAAGGCAGTGATTATTTCGGAGAGCAGACTTTAATAAGAAAAGGAATGAATGAAGATGAAGTATTCAGATTATTGGATTATTCATTTTCAAAGGTACCTTATGCAAATGGAATGAATAATCATACCGGCTCTGTTGCAAGCTCTGATGAAAGTGTGGTTTCATATATGCTTGATTATGCTAAAAATAACGATAAATATTTTGTAGATTCTTATACTGTGTCTGATAGTTTAATATATGATATGGCTATTGAATATGGAGTAAAAACTGCTAGGAGATCTGTGTTCTTAGATAATGAAAGGGATTACTCTTCTATAATGAAGCAGTGGAGGGAGTTAATAAAATTATCTAAAGAGTATGGCATAGCAGTTGGTATAGGGCATTACCAAAGCGAAGAAACATTAAAAATTTTAGAAGATAATTTACCTCTTTTAGCAGATGAGGGAATTATATCTGTGAATATAACAGAAATTTTAAATTAA
- a CDS encoding metallophosphoesterase — MKTAVIGDLHGKSCWKKLIEGRFDKFDRVIFMGDYSDDSWVTFTDEQIINNLKDVIEFKKNHDDKVILLIGNHDFQYIVGYPTASRYRKTYAKEMHEIFNDNSDIFKTIHMENNYIFTHAGITNGWIEYIKQKYDLKDINIDNIYDIVNIVYNNDKDDCNIASFRRGGRSKFAGILWADAMDLSEDAWIGYNQVVGHNRVKQGSVIKKDSYAIYMADHFDTEQDKLLVLDI, encoded by the coding sequence ATGAAAACTGCTGTTATAGGTGATTTACATGGAAAAAGCTGCTGGAAAAAACTTATTGAAGGAAGGTTTGATAAGTTTGATAGAGTGATTTTTATGGGAGATTATAGTGATGACAGCTGGGTTACTTTTACTGATGAGCAGATAATTAATAATTTAAAAGATGTAATAGAGTTTAAAAAGAATCATGATGATAAAGTTATTCTTCTTATAGGCAATCATGATTTTCAGTATATAGTGGGGTATCCTACAGCAAGCAGATACAGAAAAACTTATGCTAAAGAAATGCATGAAATATTTAATGATAATTCTGATATTTTTAAAACAATACATATGGAAAATAATTATATATTTACTCATGCCGGAATTACAAATGGTTGGATTGAATATATAAAGCAGAAATACGATTTAAAAGATATTAATATTGATAATATTTATGATATTGTAAATATAGTTTATAATAATGATAAAGATGACTGCAATATAGCTTCATTTAGGAGGGGAGGAAGAAGTAAGTTTGCCGGTATATTATGGGCTGATGCCATGGATTTATCGGAAGATGCATGGATAGGATATAATCAAGTTGTGGGGCATAATAGAGTAAAACAAGGAAGTGTTATAAAAAAAGATAGTTATGCTATTTATATGGCAGATCATTTTGATACAGAGCAGGATAAATTATTGGTATTAGATATATAA
- the lysA gene encoding diaminopimelate decarboxylase: MIAYENNILMCENVDIREIAEIYGTPFYIYSKNDILNKIRFLKEVFSPLNDVLIVYAIKAENNLSILKMMAEEGIGADVVSIGETLKYIKAGGKAENVVFSGVAKTEEEIRKSIELNIKRFNIESIPEAIRINNIAKELKKKVKCSIRVNPNVDAHTHEKITTGVNGNKFGISIKTIRENSELLKSLSNIEIESLSMHIGSQMTDAEPFYKAILVMRDLIGEINSMGFNITDIDIGGGYGVRYNRNHSGFDFNKFKAESINLLKEMNLRVTTEPGRYFVAESGALIMRVEYIKEELGRKYVILNGGMNDYVRVAMYDAYNEIYPLVKKDNVSNYDFVGPICESSDFFAYDRESSVLEQGDYVALLDAGAYGFSMSSNYNSRLFIPQVMIDDKKHYIIRKRQTFEDMIRDEIL; encoded by the coding sequence ATGATTGCTTATGAAAATAATATATTGATGTGTGAAAACGTTGATATTAGAGAGATTGCTGAAATTTACGGCACGCCTTTTTATATTTATTCAAAGAATGATATACTTAATAAGATAAGATTTTTGAAAGAAGTATTTTCACCTTTGAATGATGTATTAATAGTTTATGCAATTAAAGCAGAAAATAATTTATCTATATTAAAGATGATGGCTGAAGAGGGTATAGGTGCTGATGTTGTATCTATAGGAGAGACTTTAAAATATATAAAGGCAGGCGGAAAGGCTGAGAATGTAGTATTTTCTGGAGTTGCAAAAACAGAGGAAGAAATAAGAAAATCAATAGAACTTAATATAAAACGTTTTAATATAGAATCTATTCCTGAGGCTATAAGAATTAATAATATAGCTAAAGAACTCAAAAAGAAAGTTAAATGTTCAATAAGAGTTAATCCGAATGTTGATGCCCATACTCATGAAAAGATTACTACAGGAGTTAATGGAAACAAATTCGGTATAAGCATAAAAACTATCAGAGAGAATTCTGAATTGCTTAAATCATTAAGTAATATAGAAATAGAATCTTTATCAATGCATATAGGCTCTCAAATGACAGATGCAGAACCTTTTTATAAAGCTATTTTAGTTATGAGAGATTTGATTGGTGAAATTAATAGTATGGGATTTAATATTACAGATATTGATATAGGCGGAGGTTACGGAGTAAGATATAATAGAAACCATTCAGGATTTGACTTTAATAAATTTAAAGCTGAAAGCATTAACTTATTAAAAGAAATGAATTTGAGAGTTACTACAGAACCAGGAAGATATTTTGTGGCAGAATCCGGTGCTTTGATAATGAGGGTAGAGTATATTAAAGAAGAACTTGGAAGAAAATATGTTATACTAAACGGCGGTATGAATGATTATGTCAGAGTTGCTATGTATGATGCTTATAATGAAATATATCCTTTAGTTAAAAAAGATAATGTTTCAAATTATGATTTTGTAGGACCTATATGTGAAAGCTCAGATTTTTTTGCATATGACAGGGAAAGCAGTGTATTAGAGCAGGGCGATTATGTGGCTTTACTTGATGCTGGTGCTTATGGATTTAGTATGTCAAGCAATTATAATTCAAGACTATTTATACCTCAGGTTATGATTGATGATAAAAAACATTATATTATAAGAAAAAGACAGACTTTCGAGGATATGATAAGAGACGAGATTTTATAA
- a CDS encoding metal-dependent transcriptional regulator: protein MKQEITPILENYLETIYNLEVEKNFKEAIRITDIADLVGRSKASVNTAIKTLSKLGHIKHEHYGDIELTDSGRAIGKDIAERHAIFYYFLTKVLNVDEKIADEEACLIEHAMSKDTVHKFKEFLCGYCKKENIFNKEN from the coding sequence ATGAAACAAGAAATAACACCTATATTAGAAAATTATTTAGAAACTATCTACAATCTAGAAGTAGAGAAAAATTTTAAAGAAGCTATTAGAATAACAGATATAGCAGATTTAGTAGGACGTTCTAAAGCCAGCGTTAATACGGCAATAAAAACATTGTCAAAATTAGGGCATATCAAACATGAACATTACGGCGATATAGAACTTACTGACAGCGGAAGAGCTATAGGAAAAGATATTGCTGAAAGACATGCTATATTCTATTATTTCCTCACAAAAGTATTAAATGTGGATGAAAAAATAGCTGATGAAGAAGCTTGTTTAATAGAACATGCTATGAGCAAAGATACCGTACATAAATTTAAAGAGTTTCTTTGCGGATACTGCAAAAAAGAAAATATATTTAATAAAGAAAATTAA